The following proteins are co-located in the Candidatus Paracaedibacter acanthamoebae genome:
- a CDS encoding SagB/ThcOx family dehydrogenase — translation MHINPYLFFLLKDGEFIVWDYLHHSQFALEPEYMERLKLWSLNKIDSPSPIDQELEEAQLISKEPIHEGEWGWDYLSKIFHIGTKDIAEHLMGLTKEEWTENYLTYCQSIASHPPAFHIQKEGNPISLPQPDLSLLDQNGFLEVVKRRKTNRSFKGEPISLEYLSTLLFVSLGPIHEKWSDLEDNGLQILGRRKSFPSAGGLHPEEAYIVALRVDGLTPGIYHYDSVDHHLTLIEEKSVEAELVQLLYGQYFAEGLAVGIFLTARFEKGWWKYPHSRGYRMTLIDSGHASQSVLLTATALGLDTWLTGAFSDSNVEKFLSLTSTTEQPLFFIGVGYGNNMTVDQYMLSQLDSLPSGQSKE, via the coding sequence CCATAGTCAATTTGCCCTAGAGCCAGAGTATATGGAACGCTTAAAACTCTGGTCGTTAAACAAAATAGACTCCCCGTCCCCTATAGATCAGGAGTTAGAAGAGGCTCAGCTAATTTCAAAAGAACCTATTCATGAAGGTGAATGGGGATGGGATTACCTTTCTAAAATCTTCCATATCGGGACCAAAGATATTGCAGAACATTTAATGGGCCTAACAAAAGAAGAATGGACAGAGAATTATCTGACCTATTGCCAATCTATTGCCTCTCACCCCCCTGCTTTTCATATCCAAAAAGAAGGGAATCCGATTTCTTTGCCTCAACCTGACCTTTCATTATTAGATCAAAACGGTTTTCTAGAGGTGGTAAAAAGGCGCAAAACCAACCGTTCCTTTAAAGGAGAGCCCATTTCTCTTGAATATTTAAGCACCCTGTTGTTTGTCAGCTTAGGTCCCATTCATGAAAAATGGTCTGACTTAGAAGATAATGGATTACAGATCCTTGGGCGGCGCAAATCTTTTCCTTCTGCCGGGGGATTACATCCAGAAGAAGCCTATATTGTTGCCTTGAGAGTCGACGGCTTAACGCCTGGTATTTATCACTATGATTCAGTTGATCATCATCTAACCTTAATCGAGGAAAAATCTGTCGAAGCTGAGTTAGTCCAGCTTTTGTATGGTCAATATTTTGCAGAAGGATTGGCTGTAGGAATATTTCTAACAGCCCGGTTTGAAAAAGGCTGGTGGAAATATCCTCATTCGCGTGGATACCGTATGACCTTAATCGATAGTGGCCATGCGTCTCAATCGGTCTTACTAACCGCAACAGCACTCGGCCTTGATACTTGGTTAACCGGAGCTTTTAGCGATTCCAACGTCGAAAAGTTTTTATCTCTTACGTCTACAACTGAGCAACCTTTATTCTTTATTGGGGTTGGCTATGGTAACAATATGACTGTGGATCAGTATATGTTGTCACAGTTAGACTCCCTCCCGTCAGGACAGTCTAAAGAATAG
- the lepA gene encoding translation elongation factor 4 produces MKNIRNFAIIAHIDHGKSTMADRLIEFCGAIEAREMKDQLLDSMDIERERGITIKAQTVRLNYKAQDGNTYQLNLMDTPGHVDFAYEVSRSLAACEGSLLIVDASQGVEAQTLANVYQAIDNNHEIIPVLNKIDLPAADPDRVKQQIEDVIGLDASDAVLASAKSRLGIQEVLEAIVTRLPAPTGDETAPLQAMLVDSWYDPYLGVMILVRVKNGVLSKGMKIRMMSNGVSYEVERVGYFTPKQVLIDKLLPGEVGFITASIKAVADCKVGDTITDERRQAAAPLPGFKPSVPVVFCGLFPVDAADFERLRDSLAKLQLNDASFHYEAESSAALGYGFRCGFLGLLHLEIIQERLEREFDLDLITTAPSVVYKIYMTNGTQIELHNPADYPDVVKIDRIEEPWIKATILVPDEYLGAVLTLCNERRGMQVDLTYAGNRAMAVYKLPLNEVVFDFYDRLKSISRGYASFDYALDSYEESDIAKVAIMVNGEAVDALSMLVHRGRAEARGRMICERLKDLIPRQLFKIAIQAAIGGKVIARETVSAMRKDVTAKCYGGDISRKRKLLDKQKEGKKKMRQYGNVEIPQSAFIAALKMNDN; encoded by the coding sequence ATGAAAAACATTCGTAACTTTGCTATCATCGCTCACATTGATCATGGAAAATCCACCATGGCTGATCGTTTAATTGAATTCTGCGGCGCCATTGAAGCACGGGAAATGAAAGATCAATTATTAGATTCCATGGATATTGAACGGGAACGAGGCATTACAATTAAGGCCCAAACAGTCCGCCTAAATTATAAAGCGCAGGATGGGAATACGTATCAATTAAACTTGATGGATACACCTGGTCACGTCGACTTTGCTTATGAAGTCAGCCGATCTCTTGCCGCCTGTGAAGGATCTCTTTTAATTGTCGATGCCAGCCAAGGAGTAGAGGCCCAAACACTGGCGAATGTTTATCAAGCCATTGATAACAATCATGAAATTATCCCCGTTCTCAATAAAATTGATTTACCGGCAGCTGACCCTGATCGTGTCAAACAACAAATTGAAGATGTTATTGGACTTGATGCATCCGATGCTGTTCTTGCCTCTGCCAAGTCACGCCTTGGCATCCAAGAGGTATTAGAAGCCATCGTCACACGCTTACCCGCCCCTACCGGCGATGAAACAGCCCCACTTCAAGCCATGCTGGTCGACAGTTGGTACGATCCTTATTTAGGCGTCATGATCTTGGTGCGTGTTAAAAACGGCGTTCTGTCTAAGGGGATGAAAATTCGCATGATGTCCAACGGCGTTAGCTACGAAGTTGAGCGTGTCGGTTACTTTACCCCAAAACAAGTTCTAATTGATAAGTTATTACCGGGCGAAGTTGGATTTATTACAGCGAGCATTAAAGCCGTTGCCGATTGTAAAGTTGGTGATACCATTACGGATGAGCGTCGCCAAGCTGCTGCGCCGTTACCCGGCTTTAAACCCTCCGTTCCTGTGGTCTTTTGCGGACTATTCCCCGTTGATGCCGCAGACTTTGAAAGGCTCCGCGACAGCTTAGCCAAACTGCAACTCAATGATGCAAGCTTCCATTATGAAGCTGAAAGTTCTGCCGCTTTGGGATATGGATTCCGATGCGGCTTCTTAGGATTGCTGCACCTTGAAATTATCCAAGAACGTTTGGAACGTGAATTTGATCTTGACCTTATTACCACAGCCCCCAGTGTCGTCTATAAAATTTATATGACAAATGGGACGCAGATTGAATTGCACAACCCCGCCGACTATCCGGATGTGGTCAAGATTGATCGAATTGAGGAACCGTGGATTAAAGCAACAATTTTGGTGCCGGATGAATATCTTGGGGCGGTGTTGACCTTATGTAATGAGCGTCGAGGCATGCAGGTTGATTTGACCTATGCCGGCAACCGAGCTATGGCTGTTTATAAACTGCCTCTCAATGAAGTTGTTTTTGATTTTTACGATCGCCTAAAATCCATTAGCCGTGGGTATGCATCCTTTGACTATGCCTTGGATTCCTATGAGGAAAGCGATATCGCAAAAGTGGCGATCATGGTTAATGGTGAAGCCGTTGATGCCCTCTCGATGTTAGTCCATCGAGGCCGAGCCGAAGCACGGGGCCGTATGATCTGTGAACGACTCAAAGATTTAATCCCACGCCAATTATTCAAAATTGCTATTCAAGCTGCCATTGGTGGTAAAGTTATCGCTAGGGAAACCGTTTCAGCAATGCGTAAGGATGTTACTGCCAAATGTTATGGCGGGGATATTTCCCGTAAACGTAAACTTTTGGATAAACAAAAGGAAGGTAAGAAGAAAATGCGTCAATATGGAAACGTTGAAATTCCACAAAGCGCCTTTATTGCAGCCTTAAAAATGAATGACAATTAG
- the trxB gene encoding thioredoxin-disulfide reductase — MTKTTKVLIIGSGPAGYTAAIYAARANLKPIQALGIQPGGQLTITTDVENYPGFADVIQGPWLMEQMRLQAEHVGTEMVEDMIDSVDFSKRPFVCKTDCGEIIEAETVIISTGAQARWLGIDTEEKFRGFGVSACATCDGFFYKGKKVIVVGGGNSAVEEAMYLTNFAEEVTIIHRRDKLRAEKIAQDRLFKNPKIKVIWDSVVEEIVGSENPASVTGVKLRNVKTNELTEFAVDGVFVAIGHTPMSEIFKGQVEVDEEGYIKVAPGSTVTNVPGVFAAGDVADKVFRQAVTAAGLGCMAALEAERFLSHG, encoded by the coding sequence ATGACAAAAACAACAAAGGTTCTCATTATTGGCTCCGGTCCGGCTGGCTATACAGCGGCCATTTATGCAGCACGGGCTAACTTAAAGCCAATTCAGGCTTTGGGCATTCAACCAGGCGGGCAGTTGACCATTACAACAGATGTGGAAAATTATCCTGGTTTTGCGGATGTGATTCAGGGGCCGTGGTTGATGGAACAGATGCGGTTGCAGGCAGAGCATGTCGGTACCGAAATGGTTGAGGATATGATTGATTCCGTTGATTTTTCAAAGCGTCCCTTTGTTTGCAAAACTGATTGTGGTGAAATCATAGAGGCCGAGACAGTTATTATTTCAACGGGCGCTCAGGCGCGTTGGTTGGGCATTGATACGGAAGAAAAATTCCGCGGTTTTGGTGTTTCTGCTTGTGCAACCTGCGATGGTTTTTTCTATAAAGGGAAGAAAGTTATTGTGGTCGGGGGCGGTAATTCAGCTGTCGAAGAGGCCATGTATCTAACCAATTTTGCCGAGGAAGTCACCATCATCCATCGGCGTGATAAGCTGCGAGCCGAAAAAATTGCCCAAGATCGTTTATTTAAAAATCCAAAAATCAAAGTTATTTGGGATTCGGTGGTTGAAGAAATTGTGGGCAGTGAGAATCCTGCTTCTGTTACTGGGGTTAAGCTTCGGAATGTCAAAACCAATGAGTTAACAGAGTTTGCGGTTGATGGTGTTTTTGTGGCCATTGGTCACACACCCATGAGTGAGATTTTTAAGGGGCAAGTTGAGGTGGATGAGGAAGGTTACATCAAGGTTGCGCCAGGCAGTACCGTCACCAACGTTCCTGGTGTCTTTGCGGCCGGTGACGTGGCTGATAAAGTTTTCCGTCAAGCTGTAACGGCCGCCGGACTGGGATGTATGGCAGCTTTAGAAGCAGAGCGGTTTTTAAGTCACGGATAA
- a CDS encoding superoxide dismutase has product MKYFRPILSALVLVNWVNAADNPSGKKFVLPPLPYERPALAPYISAKTLELHYSKHHQGYVDKLNNLIIEKKLTDKTLEEIIVLSAKDPQLTAVFNNAAQTWNHTFYWRSMQAMGGGKPTGKLLDKINKNFGDFREFRKQFIEAGTKVFGSGWVWLVEDGAELKIVATSNADLPLIKGQKALLVCDVWEHAYYLDYQNRRKEYVEVFLDHLVNWNFALNNMSWEYTQSVRFFIKGR; this is encoded by the coding sequence ATGAAGTATTTCCGACCGATTTTAAGTGCCTTGGTTCTTGTTAATTGGGTAAATGCTGCAGATAATCCGAGTGGAAAAAAGTTTGTCTTACCACCGTTGCCGTACGAGCGGCCGGCTCTTGCTCCCTATATTAGTGCAAAGACACTTGAATTGCATTATTCGAAACATCATCAAGGGTATGTGGATAAACTAAACAATCTTATTATTGAAAAAAAATTAACCGACAAAACTTTAGAAGAAATCATTGTTCTAAGTGCCAAGGACCCTCAATTAACGGCTGTATTTAATAATGCAGCGCAAACGTGGAATCATACATTCTATTGGCGGTCAATGCAGGCTATGGGGGGAGGCAAGCCCACTGGAAAATTGTTAGACAAGATCAATAAAAATTTTGGTGATTTTAGGGAGTTTAGAAAGCAATTTATTGAAGCAGGGACTAAGGTTTTTGGCAGCGGATGGGTGTGGTTGGTAGAAGATGGCGCTGAGTTGAAGATTGTAGCGACCTCTAATGCTGATCTTCCTTTGATAAAAGGACAAAAAGCGTTACTGGTGTGTGATGTGTGGGAACATGCTTATTACCTAGACTACCAAAATCGTCGTAAAGAGTATGTCGAGGTCTTCCTGGATCATCTGGTTAATTGGAATTTTGCTTTAAACAACATGAGCTGGGAATATACCCAGTCAGTCAGATTTTTTATAAAGGGAAGATAA
- the groL gene encoding chaperonin GroEL (60 kDa chaperone family; promotes refolding of misfolded polypeptides especially under stressful conditions; forms two stacked rings of heptamers to form a barrel-shaped 14mer; ends can be capped by GroES; misfolded proteins enter the barrel where they are refolded when GroES binds) — protein sequence MAAKEVRFSADARERMLRGVDILADAVKVTLGPKGRNVVIEKSFGAPRITKDGVSVAKEIELSDRFENMGAQMLREVASKTSDLAGDGTTTATVLAQAIVREGIKAVAAGMNPMDLRRGIDLAVEAVVADLKSRAKKVSTSDEIAQVGTISANGEIEIGEMLAKAVEKVGKEGVITIEEAKSLHTELDVVEGMQFDRGYISPYFVTNPDKMVSELENPFILIHEKKLSGLQAMLPVLEAVVQSGRPLMIIAEDVEGEALATLVVNKLRGGLKVAAVKAPGFGDRRKAMLEDIAILTGGTVVSEDVGIKLENVTMDMLGSARKVTITKDDTTLVNGAGQKEEIAARCSQIRAQIEESSSDYDREKLQERLAKLSGGVAVIRVGGVTELEVKERKDRVEDAMHATRAAVEEGIVPGGGVALLYAIKKLEGLKVANNDQEVGVKIVRHALSVPCRQIAFNAGQDGSIIIGKIIDAQDANFGYDAQGDRFGNMFEFGVIDPAKVVRTALEDAASVASLLITTEAMIAEKPEPKGPAAAPGMGGMGGMGGMGMDY from the coding sequence ATGGCTGCAAAAGAAGTTCGTTTTTCCGCCGACGCTCGTGAACGTATGCTGCGTGGTGTTGATATTTTAGCTGATGCTGTAAAAGTAACGCTTGGTCCAAAAGGACGTAACGTGGTGATTGAAAAATCTTTTGGCGCACCCCGCATCACCAAAGATGGTGTATCCGTTGCTAAAGAAATTGAACTATCCGATAGGTTTGAAAACATGGGTGCCCAGATGTTGCGTGAAGTGGCATCTAAGACATCTGATTTGGCTGGTGATGGGACGACAACAGCAACAGTTTTGGCTCAAGCAATCGTGCGTGAAGGCATTAAAGCAGTGGCTGCTGGCATGAATCCAATGGATCTACGTCGCGGTATTGATCTTGCTGTTGAAGCCGTCGTAGCAGACCTTAAGTCTCGTGCAAAAAAAGTTTCTACATCTGATGAAATTGCTCAAGTAGGTACAATTTCTGCCAATGGTGAAATCGAAATTGGTGAAATGCTTGCCAAAGCCGTTGAAAAGGTTGGTAAAGAAGGTGTGATCACCATTGAAGAAGCTAAGTCGTTGCACACAGAATTGGATGTTGTGGAAGGGATGCAGTTTGATCGTGGCTACATCAGCCCTTATTTCGTAACCAATCCAGATAAAATGGTTTCTGAATTAGAAAACCCGTTTATTCTGATTCATGAGAAAAAGCTATCTGGTCTACAAGCCATGTTGCCAGTTCTTGAAGCTGTCGTTCAATCAGGCCGCCCTTTGATGATCATTGCTGAGGATGTAGAAGGTGAAGCTTTGGCAACGCTTGTTGTCAACAAGTTGCGCGGTGGTCTAAAGGTTGCGGCGGTTAAGGCACCGGGCTTTGGTGATCGTCGTAAAGCGATGTTGGAAGATATTGCAATCCTCACCGGTGGTACAGTTGTTTCTGAAGATGTTGGGATTAAACTTGAGAATGTAACCATGGACATGCTTGGTTCGGCTCGTAAAGTTACAATAACCAAAGACGATACCACATTGGTTAATGGCGCGGGTCAAAAAGAAGAAATTGCAGCACGCTGCAGCCAAATCCGTGCACAAATCGAGGAATCTTCTTCTGATTATGATCGTGAAAAACTACAAGAACGTTTGGCTAAATTAAGCGGCGGTGTTGCTGTTATTCGTGTGGGTGGTGTGACTGAACTTGAAGTTAAAGAACGGAAAGACCGTGTTGAAGATGCTATGCATGCAACGCGTGCGGCTGTTGAAGAAGGTATCGTTCCCGGTGGTGGTGTGGCTTTGTTATATGCTATTAAGAAGCTAGAAGGGCTTAAGGTTGCTAATAACGATCAAGAAGTTGGTGTTAAAATAGTCCGCCACGCCTTGTCGGTCCCTTGTCGCCAAATCGCCTTTAACGCAGGTCAAGACGGTTCCATCATCATTGGTAAAATTATCGACGCGCAGGATGCAAACTTTGGATACGATGCTCAAGGCGATCGTTTTGGTAATATGTTTGAATTTGGTGTGATTGACCCTGCCAAAGTTGTTCGCACAGCTTTAGAGGATGCAGCTTCTGTTGCAAGTCTATTAATTACTACCGAAGCGATGATTGCTGAAAAACCTGAACCTAAAGGTCCTGCCGCTGCTCCTGGTATGGGTGGCATGGGTGGTATGGGCGGTATGGGAATGGATTACTAA
- the groES gene encoding co-chaperone GroES, with protein sequence MKFRPLHDRVLVKRIESEEKTKSGIIIPDTAKEKPQEGEVIAAGSGLRKEDGTLVPLDVKTGDRVLFGKWSGTEIKIEGEEFLVMKESDIMGILAI encoded by the coding sequence GTGAAATTCAGGCCGTTACATGATCGGGTCCTTGTAAAACGAATCGAGTCCGAAGAAAAAACTAAATCTGGTATCATTATTCCAGATACAGCTAAAGAAAAGCCACAAGAAGGCGAAGTAATTGCTGCTGGTTCGGGTTTGCGCAAAGAAGATGGAACTCTAGTCCCCCTTGATGTCAAAACCGGTGATCGTGTCCTGTTTGGCAAGTGGTCTGGTACCGAGATTAAGATCGAAGGTGAGGAGTTCTTGGTAATGAAAGAGTCAGATATTATGGGTATTTTGGCCATCTAA
- the gltX gene encoding glutamate--tRNA ligase produces the protein MTVITRFAPSPTGYLHIGSARTALFNYLFAKHHGGQFLLRIEDTDRARSTQEAVNAIVDSMKWLGLDWDGETVYQFARAERHAAIARQLLAEGKAYYCYCSPEELEQMREHAKANNLPPRYNGFWRDRDPSEAPAGVAPVIRFKAPQEGETIIEDLVQGTVCIQNSQLDDMVLLRADGTPTYMLSVVVDDHDMNVTHIIRGDDHLTNAFRQHHLYQSCQWDVPQFAHLPLIHGPDGAKLSKRHGALGAESYRDLGFLPEAMCNYLLRLGWSHGDEEIISRDQAIAWFDTDSIGRSPARFDMAKLTNLNAHYIREADNARLMELCQPVIEEKLGLKLSVAEFERITLGMTGLKQRAKTIMELADNALIYVRLATPDEKAQKFITDAAKTLVKEVIQDLGQADSFTEHELDAKIRETAERLGEKLGTIAQPLRVALTGSTVSPSVFEVMAVLGKQESLQRLAAFVGEAN, from the coding sequence ATGACTGTTATTACACGTTTTGCTCCGTCTCCCACGGGCTACCTTCATATTGGGAGCGCTCGCACCGCCCTTTTTAATTATCTTTTTGCCAAACACCATGGTGGGCAATTCCTGTTACGTATTGAAGATACGGATCGCGCCCGTTCAACCCAAGAGGCTGTTAATGCCATTGTAGATAGCATGAAATGGTTAGGCCTTGATTGGGATGGAGAAACTGTTTATCAATTTGCGCGCGCTGAACGCCATGCAGCGATCGCCCGACAGCTTTTAGCTGAAGGCAAAGCTTATTATTGCTATTGTTCGCCTGAAGAGCTTGAGCAAATGCGTGAGCATGCCAAAGCCAACAACCTTCCCCCCCGTTATAATGGATTCTGGCGGGATCGAGATCCATCCGAAGCCCCAGCAGGGGTAGCACCGGTTATCCGATTTAAAGCTCCACAAGAAGGAGAAACAATTATTGAAGATCTGGTTCAAGGAACTGTCTGCATCCAAAATTCGCAGTTGGATGATATGGTCTTGTTGCGCGCCGATGGTACCCCAACTTATATGCTGTCTGTTGTCGTTGATGATCACGATATGAATGTTACTCATATTATTCGGGGTGATGACCATCTTACCAACGCCTTCCGTCAACACCATCTTTACCAATCATGCCAATGGGATGTCCCTCAATTTGCGCACCTTCCCTTGATTCACGGACCTGATGGTGCCAAGCTTTCCAAACGCCATGGCGCGTTGGGAGCAGAAAGTTATCGAGATCTAGGTTTTTTGCCAGAGGCCATGTGTAACTATTTATTACGCCTGGGCTGGAGCCATGGAGATGAGGAAATTATCAGCCGCGATCAGGCTATCGCGTGGTTTGACACTGATTCCATCGGCCGTTCGCCTGCTCGTTTTGATATGGCTAAATTAACCAACCTGAATGCCCATTACATCCGGGAAGCTGATAATGCTCGGTTAATGGAACTGTGCCAACCGGTGATAGAAGAAAAATTGGGACTTAAACTATCGGTAGCAGAATTTGAGCGGATTACCCTGGGTATGACTGGCTTAAAGCAACGCGCCAAAACTATTATGGAACTGGCTGACAATGCTTTAATTTATGTTCGCCTTGCAACGCCTGATGAAAAAGCCCAAAAATTTATAACAGATGCAGCAAAAACGCTGGTTAAAGAAGTGATACAAGATTTAGGACAAGCCGACAGTTTCACAGAACATGAATTAGATGCCAAAATTCGTGAAACAGCAGAGCGACTTGGGGAAAAATTGGGCACTATTGCTCAACCGCTGCGCGTTGCCTTAACAGGCAGTACCGTATCGCCAAGCGTGTTCGAGGTTATGGCTGTTCTCGGCAAACAAGAAAGCCTTCAAAGACTCGCGGCCTTTGTGGGAGAGGCAAATTAA
- a CDS encoding NAD-dependent epimerase/dehydratase family protein: protein MTISNLFFFGYGYVAQHLHQMLSPQIRVAGCKRSPLNHEFLYPFQAIPYEILDQFDHFLISIPPDDHGDVTLRYYSDYFTHRIVPIQWVGYLSASSVYGDQKGRWIDEKTVPAPTSPHGHQRLVAEQQWQETNLSLSIFRLAGIYGPGRCVIESVLTNRAQLIDKLGHVFNRIHVTDIGRLIMATLKTPAPLLNLADDCPAPLWKVYEYAHTLLNFPVPELTPYDKADLSLRMREFFSENKRIKNDLIKQILKDSLLYPTYKEGLDNCLQWHLKKSKKLT, encoded by the coding sequence ATGACAATTTCTAATCTTTTCTTTTTTGGATATGGCTATGTGGCGCAGCATTTACATCAAATGCTGTCGCCTCAAATCAGAGTGGCAGGATGCAAAAGATCGCCTTTAAATCACGAGTTCCTTTATCCATTTCAAGCGATCCCTTATGAAATTCTCGATCAATTTGATCATTTCTTAATTTCAATTCCACCTGACGACCACGGAGACGTGACGCTTCGATATTATTCTGACTATTTTACTCATAGGATAGTCCCCATTCAATGGGTTGGGTATCTGTCGGCAAGCAGCGTATATGGAGATCAGAAGGGGCGCTGGATTGATGAAAAAACAGTCCCTGCCCCTACCTCTCCTCACGGTCATCAGCGCCTCGTGGCAGAACAGCAATGGCAGGAAACCAATTTGTCCCTATCAATTTTCCGCCTAGCAGGCATTTATGGCCCGGGTCGGTGTGTTATTGAGTCGGTGCTAACTAATCGAGCCCAACTTATCGACAAACTTGGCCATGTCTTTAATCGTATCCATGTAACGGACATCGGCCGCCTCATTATGGCTACGCTTAAAACACCCGCTCCCCTTTTAAACTTAGCAGATGACTGTCCCGCCCCCTTATGGAAAGTGTATGAATATGCTCACACTCTCCTGAATTTCCCTGTTCCAGAGTTGACCCCTTATGATAAAGCGGATCTGTCCCTAAGAATGCGGGAATTTTTTTCTGAGAATAAAAGAATTAAAAATGATCTGATTAAGCAAATCTTAAAGGATAGCCTGCTATACCCTACATATAAAGAAGGTTTAGATAATTGTCTTCAATGGCACCTAAAAAAGTCAAAAAAATTAACTTAG
- a CDS encoding patatin-like phospholipase family protein: MAPKKVKKINLALQGGGAHGAFTWGVLDRLLEEEDLEIEGISGTSAGAMNAAILAHGYAVGGRQKAKEALQSFWWEISLLGKVFNPIRQTAVEKFDEPWNLDWSLSYTYYELMSHILSPYQSNPMNLNPLKWVLEKSIDFTVFKDSKIKLFVAATSVRTGQPKIFNHAEITVDSLMASACIPFIFQSVKIDDEFYWDGGYMGNPVLWPLIYNTKSDDIILVQINPLYREQIPQTAHDIANRLNEITFNSSLVAEMRAINFVSRLISQGKLNPDDYKDVKIHMITDNEGMKQLNASSKLNTDWAFFKYLKAIGRDSTEQWLAQHKKDITVQPSINIFETFLRKK, encoded by the coding sequence ATGGCACCTAAAAAAGTCAAAAAAATTAACTTAGCTCTTCAAGGTGGTGGGGCACATGGCGCCTTCACCTGGGGTGTTTTGGATCGTCTCCTGGAAGAAGAAGACCTTGAGATAGAAGGTATTAGCGGCACCAGTGCCGGGGCGATGAATGCTGCAATTCTTGCTCATGGATATGCTGTGGGCGGTCGTCAAAAGGCTAAAGAAGCTCTCCAGTCTTTTTGGTGGGAAATTAGTCTGTTAGGTAAAGTATTCAATCCGATTCGCCAAACTGCTGTTGAAAAATTCGATGAGCCATGGAATCTCGATTGGTCCCTTAGTTATACTTACTATGAGCTGATGAGTCACATTCTTTCTCCCTATCAATCCAATCCAATGAACTTGAATCCCCTTAAATGGGTCCTAGAAAAAAGCATCGATTTCACTGTATTCAAAGACTCAAAAATTAAACTATTTGTCGCAGCAACATCAGTTAGAACTGGCCAACCCAAAATATTCAACCATGCAGAAATCACCGTCGATAGCCTGATGGCATCGGCGTGTATCCCCTTTATATTTCAATCTGTTAAAATTGATGATGAATTTTATTGGGATGGGGGCTATATGGGTAATCCCGTGCTCTGGCCCTTAATTTATAACACAAAAAGTGATGATATTATCTTGGTTCAAATTAACCCCTTGTACCGAGAGCAGATTCCCCAAACGGCCCACGACATTGCCAACCGACTCAATGAAATTACCTTTAATTCAAGCTTAGTTGCCGAAATGCGGGCTATTAATTTTGTTAGTCGCTTGATCTCCCAAGGCAAGTTAAACCCAGATGACTATAAAGATGTGAAAATCCATATGATTACGGATAATGAGGGTATGAAGCAGCTCAATGCTTCAAGCAAACTGAATACTGATTGGGCCTTCTTTAAATATCTAAAAGCTATTGGCCGAGACTCAACAGAACAATGGTTAGCTCAACATAAAAAGGACATTACCGTTCAACCATCAATCAATATCTTTGAAACTTTCCTTAGAAAGAAATAA